One window of the Allorhizobium ampelinum S4 genome contains the following:
- a CDS encoding tyrosine recombinase XerC, with protein MTELLLIAAPDLMAERQNWLASLSGQRRLADHTLTAYERDTRQFLGFLTGYFGGPPSIDDIKALRPSDLRAFLSSRRKEGAGARSLGRHLAGVRSLLRYLERKGLVNAAGAGAIRSPKQPKSLPKPLSAAQALTVVAAETQLNEEPWIAARDAAVFALLYGCGLRISEALDLTPADIVATTTTLRVTGKGNKTRLVPLLPIVRQAVESYQSLCPYHLPATEPLFRGARGGKLQQGIIQREMQRLRSALGLPDTATPHALRHSFATHLLSGGGDLRTIQELLGHASLSTTQIYTGVDSARLLDVYDRAHPRA; from the coding sequence GTGACAGAATTGCTGTTGATTGCCGCCCCCGACCTGATGGCGGAACGCCAGAATTGGCTTGCGAGCCTGTCTGGACAAAGGCGGCTCGCTGATCATACGTTGACCGCCTATGAACGCGATACCCGTCAGTTTCTCGGATTTCTGACCGGTTATTTCGGCGGTCCTCCGTCAATCGATGATATCAAGGCGTTACGACCTTCCGACCTGCGCGCATTTTTGTCGTCGCGCCGCAAGGAAGGTGCTGGCGCGCGCTCGCTCGGGCGCCATCTCGCCGGTGTCCGGTCGCTCTTGCGCTATCTGGAGCGCAAGGGCCTGGTCAATGCTGCCGGTGCCGGTGCCATCCGCTCACCCAAGCAGCCGAAATCGCTGCCGAAGCCGCTCAGTGCCGCCCAGGCTTTGACGGTGGTGGCCGCGGAAACACAATTGAACGAGGAGCCTTGGATCGCGGCGCGGGACGCTGCGGTTTTTGCTTTGCTCTATGGCTGCGGCCTGCGCATTTCCGAGGCGCTGGACCTGACACCCGCCGATATCGTCGCCACGACGACAACACTACGGGTGACCGGCAAGGGCAACAAGACCCGGCTCGTGCCGCTCTTGCCCATTGTGCGGCAAGCGGTTGAATCCTATCAAAGCCTCTGCCCCTATCACCTCCCAGCCACAGAGCCGCTGTTTCGCGGGGCGCGCGGCGGGAAATTGCAGCAAGGCATCATCCAGCGGGAAATGCAGCGCTTGCGCTCGGCACTCGGCCTGCCGGATACCGCAACGCCACATGCATTGCGCCATTCCTTTGCCACGCATCTGCTGAGCGGCGGCGGCGACCTGCGCACCATTCAGGAATTGCTTGGCCATGCCAGCCTCTCCACCACCCAGATCTATACCGGCGTGGATTCGGCACGGCTGTTGGATGTGTATGACCGGGCGCATCCCCGCGCGTGA